In Vibrio chagasii, the sequence TTTGCTACGATTTCTTTCACACAGTACTTTAGGCGTTGCTCACCCGTGTACTTATTGATTTCAGCGATTCTTTTATCGTCTAGCTGTGTAGTCATCTTAATTTCCTACTTTAGTCAGTAACTTTACGCTTAAAGTTATTTTATGCAGAGTGATTTTAACTGCAAATATTATCGATGAAGAAAAGTGCTTACTTCAAAGAAAAACGCCTGCTAAGTTAGCAGGCGTTTGTTATTAAGTGACTTGATTAAACAAGCTCACCTTGTAGCCAAGGCCAGCCTTGCTTCTTACGGCTTAATGTATTTTCCATCATTAGCATGCCGTCTTTTTCGTGCTTAACCAATTTCTCAGCCCACTCACCTTTGTAAAGTAGACGAGTTTGAGCTGTAGTGATGTCAGTAAGCATTACAGCAGCGAATGCTAGACCGTCTTTCTCACAACGCTCTTCAAGATCCGCTTCAAGTGCTTCGATCATGCCATCTACTTGCTCAAGAGTCGCAAGCTCAACTTGACCAACAACAACATCGCGACCGTTGAATGGGTAGCCTTTAAGGTCTTTTTCTACTAGCTGTGCAGCAGATAGGCCTTCAATGTTTGTTTTAGCAATTAGAAGTGCTTTGATGAATGCATCAACGTCGTCTACGCCAGCGATTTCAGCAAGTTCAGCAACCGCGTCTTTGTCTTTTTGAGTACAAGTTGGAGATGCGAAACCAACAGTGTCTGAAAGGATTGCAGACATCATTAGCTTAGCGATTTGTTGAGAGATAGCGTGACCTTCAATCTTGAACATGTTGAAAAGTACTGTGTTAGTACAACCAACAGGCCAGATCCAAGCTTCCATTGGGTTAACTGTCATCACGTCGCCTAGACGGTGGTGATCGACAATACCTAGGATCTCTGCGTCAGCAACATCGTCTGGTGCTTGTGCTAGATCTGAGTAGTCTACTAGCCAGATTTTCTCACCAGCAACAGAAGTACGAAGTTCTGGCATTTCTGCACCAGCAACTTCAAGAATGTGTTGAGTTTCGCGGTTGATCTCGCCTTGGCGAATTGGTGTCGCTTCCTCGCCACGAGCTTTAAGAAGCTCTGTTGCAACTAACGCACTACAAATACTGTCACTATCAGGGTTTTTGTGACCAACAACTAAAATCATGTTTCTTCCTATTACACTAACAATTACGACTCTACCTATAGAGCCTCTCTTTATTAGGCACACTTTACCTTATTTTTTTAGTTTGGTCATGTTTCGTCGATTTTCCCCACTTCAAGAATAGAGAAAAAACCCAAGAATGCAATTGATAATTATTATCATTCGTATATATTAATCTTTAGACACCTATTTTTGAGTAACACCTATGGATCGACTAATCTCATTTTTACCAAGTAGTAGCACTGCGAAAACCACTCAGTTTTCACTCTCTTTCAAGCGACTGCTTTTGCCTATTTCACTTGCCGCTCTAGTTGCAGCACCGGCTACGCGAGAGCTTACGGTAACCACCTTATCTGACGCGTTCTGGGCCGTGTCTTGTTATGTTGCTCTAACCCTGGCGGTCTATCACTGGCTAGCTCTCTACATCAACAAAGACAACGTATTCAGTAAGTTGGTCCATCAATCTCGCTCCAACCAAGTTGTATTTGCCGCTCTGATGGGTGCGCTGCCCGGTTGTGGTGGTGCTATCGTGGTAACCACACAATTTATCTCAGGTAAGCTCGGTTTCGGTGCTGTTGTCGCTGTGTTGGTGTCCACTATGGGCGATGCAGCCTTTCTACTCATCGCCAGCGAACCGAAAACAGGCCTCGCTATGATGGCAATGGGTGTCATCGTCGGTACGGCTTCAGGCCGAATCATCAACCTATTCCACGCCGATGACTTTTTACGCCCTAAACAAGTTGAGAATAATGAACCTGTTAGAAGCTGTTCATCGCAATCACAAGACAAAGAAGCCGTTTCTAAAAAAGCGATCAATTTGCAAGGTTACTTGTGGTCAGTATTGATTATCCCAGGCGCTGCGGTTGCCCTACTCGGCTCATTTCAAGTCGATGTCAATCAACTGCTCGCTTTACCAGAGATGTCGATGGAATGGCTTGGCGCTATCTTGTTGATTAGCTCGATGTTTTTGTGGGGACTCACACGTGAGATCAAAGACTACAAATCAGCGGTAAGTGAAGACGAAAAATGTCTAGGATCTCACCCGCTACAAAAAACAGCACAGGATACGAACTTTGTTACAGCCTGGGTCGTGGTTGCTTTTCTGTTTTTTGAGTTCGGTTCTGTGATAGCAAATGTTGATTTTGCGACGCTATTCTCAAGCTGGGGAATGATGCTCCCCCTGGCTGGGGTCCTGATGGGTTTGCTACCGGGCTGTGGACCACAATTATTGGTGACTAGTCTTTACCTTTCAGGCGCACTTCCTCTTTCAGCTCAGGTAGGCAATGCAATTTCAAATGATGGTGATGCCCTGTTCCCTGCCATTGCGATGGCACCTAAAGCCGCACTGGTCGCGACCTTGTACTCCAGTGTACCCGCTCTAATCTGTGCGTACGGTTATTGGTTCATTTTCGAGATTTAAATCTTACAGCTCGATAGGTCTCTATTAGGTCGGTACTTGGTATCGACCTTTTTGCTTTCTCGTACTTTGTCATCCTAACCACCACTTACAGCCGCTCTTATCTAAGGACAGACTCTAACCAGTAAGCTTCTCATTCCTCACCTCTCAATACGCTTCTAAACACGCCACACCGATACTTTTCTGTAAATACAACTTAGATAGCTAAAAAACAAAAAGCCCCTGTAAGAGTGCTTACAGGGGCTTTAATTTAAACGTTTATCTCAGAACTTAAGTCGAAACTTAAGATACTTCGATTGGACCGCCGAATGAAGTTACTGGAGGCAGTTTGCCTTGGAACTTCTCGAAGTCTACCAAACATGTGTTTGCTGACGTCGCTTGAGCTAGCTCAGAAGTACCGATGTCTTGAGTCAGTGTGTTTGGATCGCCGTATGTATCTAGCGCGCCCACTTTCTCGTTGATCGGACCGTACCAAGCACCTTCTTCGATACGTACAACACCAGGAGCGTAGCTATCCATTAGAACAGCACCTGCTAGTAGTTGACCACGGTCGTTAAACACACGTACTACGTCACCGTCTTTGATGCCTTTCTTCTTAGCATCAACTGGGTTGATGTAGATTGGCTCACGGCCTTGTACCGCGTAAGTCGCACGCCACTCTTCAGATTCACACATCTGAGAGTGAAGACGCTTGTCTGGGTGACAAGATTGTAGCCAGTACGGGTGTTTATCAGAGCCTGGACCACCGTGTGAACGTTCAGATTTCTCGAACCACATTGGGTGTTCTTGACAGTGCTCGTAGCCCATGTTGCCAACAGTACGGCTTGTGATTTCGATGAAACCAGAAGGTGTACCTAGTGCGTTGATCTCTGGATCTTCACGGAATGAAGCGTGACGAGTCCATGGCTTACCTTTACCGAAGTCTAGGAAACCTTTTTCCCAGAACTCAGCGAACTCAGGCATTTCGAAGCTGCCTTCGTTTGCTGCGCGACATTCGTCGTACAGAGATTTAACCCACTGCATTTCGTCCATACCACGCGTGTAATCGTCGTAACGACCCCAACGCTTAGTTAGGCTAGACATGATCTCGAAGTCAGTCTTAGACTGGAACAGAGGATCCACTAGTTTGTGCATAGCGATCAAACCACGACCAGAGTATGCGCCGTAACCATCGATATCGTTACGTTCCCACTGAGTACATGCAGGAAGCACGATGTCAGAGTGACGACAAGTTGCAGTCCAAGCGAAATCAACAGCCACTACAGTTTGTAGGCTCTTGAATGCTTTACGCATCTTGTTGCGATCTTGGTGGTGGTGCCACGGGTTGTTACCACTGAATACCATCATCTTGATATCAGGTAATGTTACCGTTGCGCCATTCGCTTTGATCTTCTTACCAGGCTCTAGCAAGCTATCAACCCAACGAGCAACTGGGATTACGCGGCTGTAACCGTTGTAATCTGTGTTTGTGTACTTAGGCTTCTGACCTTGGTCGATGTTCAGCGGGAAAGAACCCGGAGCAGCGAAACCAGTTGAAGATACACCGATACCTGAGTAGTGGTGACCGTAAGAGATACCACCGCCAGGTAGACCGATTTGGCCAACCATTGCCGCGATAACTGCACACATCCAGTAAGGCTGTTCACCGTGTTGTTGACGCTGGATACTCCAACCAACAAGAATCTGTGTACGACCGTTAACCAGCATCTTAGCGAAGTCACGGATAGAATCCGCGCTAGCGCCACAGATAGCAGCAGCCCACTCAGGAGTCTTCTCAACTTTATCTTTCGTTTCACCTTGAACGTACTTGATGAAGTCTTCAAAACCTAGACAGTAAGTTTCGATGAACTTCTTGTCGTATAGACCTTCATTGTAAAGTACGTGAGCAACACCAAGCATGAACGCCACATCAGTTTGTGGGTTGATGTAGAACTGCTCGTTTTCTAGGTAACGACCTGTTTTGTTCTTAACAGGGTCAACCGAAACAACGTTGATTTCTTTCTTAGCAACTTTTTCTTTCAGCTGTTCTAGGTATGCGAACGACTCGTGAGTCTCACATGTCCAACCTACTTGAAGGTTTTTAACTGGATCGTTACCCCAAAGAACAATGTTGTCACTGTTTTCTAGGATAAGTTCCCAAGATGTACCTTGTGCATAAACTTCAGTAGAACCTAGTACGTAAGGCATGATCGTTTGACCAGCACCTGTCGAGTAGTCACCGATTTTCTTCACAGAGTATCCGTGAAGCGCCATTGCACGTTGCATGTGGTTAGTACAGCTGTGGAACTGACCAGTTTGTCTCCAACCAGTTTGACCTGTGTGAAGTGCCCATGGACCGTAATCTTTCTGTACGCGCTCTAGTTCGCGGTAAACAAGGTCTAGTGCCTCATCCCAAGTCACACGAATAAAGCGGTTGTTACCACGCGTGTCTGCGCTGTATTTATGCTTCTTAAACCAATCTAGGCGAACCATTGGGTAACGCACACGAGATGGGCTGTAGATAATACCCTTGATACCTTTCAGCATTTCAGTTGGGTGCTGATCGATTTCTAGAGGTTTAATTTCTTGTACTTTACCCGCGTAAACGCGAGCTCGGAATGCACCCCAGTGAGAACCAGAGACTTTCCATGTGCCGTCTGTTTCTGCAGCAGATGCTGAAGCCGACGCCAATAAGCTTGGACCGATAACCGATGCCGCACTAGTCGTTGCGACACCTTTCAGAAAACTTCTTCTTGTAATTGCCATTGTGTTACTCCAATTGACGTCTTATTAGTGATGGCCTTCAGAAAAATCTGATGAGTGCTTCTGTAGATACTTAAGAACCAATGCTTCTGTATCTGTGTCGAAGTTAACGAATGCAATCATACCATCTAGCATGCCTACCCAACCGTTAGCACTGAAGTGCGCTTCATCTGGTTGTGAGTGACAAGTTGAACAGTTAGATTGGTACGCTTGACCAGCTGCGTTCCAGATTGGATCGAAGTTATCAACCATAGACTCTTTCTTCATCCAAAGTGCTAGGTTAACTTCTTCCCATGGAAGGCCAGTTAGCTCATCTTCTTTCTTCTCACCAACAGTGATTACGTCACTTTGAGATACTTCTTTCGTCAAGATCGCCGTTGAAATGTTCATACCGAAGTCTTCTTGGATTACACGTCCGAAGCCTTTCGCTTTACGCCAACCGTCGATTTGAATCTTGATCATGTCGCCTTTCTCGTCGATAACAGCAACTTTACTTGCAGGGCTTAGTAGACCTGCTTCAACTGTTGCAGTCTCATCCGTGTACATTGGAAGGTGACGAATTGAAATCACTTCTGCACCGTTCGAGTAAGAAGTGCTGTTAGCAACTTGCTCAAGCTCACCAACGATACCACTTGCCGATTCCATATCTAATGGAAGGTTGTGTGCAATACCCTTGTGACAGTCAACACAGCTTTGGTCACGCTCTGCTGCATTCTTCATTTGAATACGCGCAGTAGGACGCATGTTTTCAAAATCCATTGAATCGTAGTTGTGACAGTTTTTACACTCTAGAGATTTGTTTGCAGAGAAACGATCCCATTCGTGTTTTGCCAACTCGATACGACGTGCTTCGAATTTTTCAGGTGTATCTAGGTCACCGAAAACTTGTGCGAATACTTCTTTAGATGCTTGCATCTTACGAGCGATTTTTGCTGTCCATTCGTGAGGAACGTGACAATCAGGACAAGTAGCACGAACACCAGATGTATTTTTCCAGTGAACGGTTTCTTGTAGCTCTACGTATACGTTGTCACGCATAGTGTGACAGCTGATACAGAATTCTTCTGTGTTAGTGTGTTCTAAAGCGGTGTTGAAACCACCCCAGAAGATTACACCCGCGATAAAACCACCCATGGTTAGTACACCAAGGCTGATGTGTACTGCAGGGCGAGTCATAGTGCGCCACAGTTTAACTAAAAATGACTTCATGATTAGCTCTCTTAAATATTTGGTCTAAAAAATGTTGTTACGTGAGGGCATTACATGCCGCCGTGAGCACCTGGAGGTCCGAATACGAACACTTGAAGCGCCCAAACTAAGAAGCCGTAGCCACCTACAAAAGCAACACTCAACACAGGAAAGAGAACCACTGCGATGAAGAGGAATGACTTCCACTCCAGCGAGCGTTTTTCGCCAGTTTCAATTTTATTAACATCACTCATACATTTTGCCTATTTTGTATTTAGTAATTTCGATAAGCCCATTCTAAGGGGCTAAAGTTCATCAGTTTCTAACAACAAATTTTAGACCATACTCAAAGTAGGGTTCAATGAAATCTCCCGTTATAACCCTTGCTAATCAATACTTTTTTGAGCTCATCCAGAGTTGTTTTCAGTTAAAGAAACATATTAAAAAGTATTAACAAATGTGAAGAATTAAGTATATTTCACAAATGTTAAAAGCCAACACTTATGAAACTCTATTGTAACTAATTTTAACGTTTTACCTACTAAGTAGTAGCTAAAAATGCATCAAACAACCAAGGTTTTGTACTGCAATTGTTAAATTCTTGCGTAACAATTGAATCAAAAACCCGTAGGCTGAAATGCATCATTTGGCACTTTCAGATATGATGTGTGTCCAATAAAAAGGAAGCACTATGCAAGACGTTATCGACATATCTTGGTGGCAGTTACTGCTATTTAGCTCACTTCTCATCTTACCGATCACCATTAATCACAAGCTGAAATTAGGTCTAGGTAAAGAGGCTTCTATAAGTATTGTGCGCATGGCTGTACAGCTCTTTCTGGTAGGGCTTTATCTAGAGTACCTATTTACTCTAAATAGCTTATGGGTCAATTTACTGTGGTTGTTTGCCATGATAGTCGTCGGAGCAAGTTCCATTGTCGAAAAATCTAAGCTGCCTAGAAAGCTGCTACTTGGCCCAGTTGCTGTTGGTCTTGCTGTAACGTGCGTACCCATTGTTTTGTTTATCTGCTTCTTTATCATCAAGCCGACACCATTGTTTAGTGCACAATACCTTATCCCCATTGCAGGGATGCTTTTAGGTAATAGCTTGAGCAGTAATATAGTGGCATTACAGAACTTGTTTGGCGCTTTCGAAACACAGAAATCAGAATATGAAGCAGCTATAGCCCTAGGAGCCGCACCGAGTTACGCAGCCGCGCCATTTGTACGCAATGCAATACAGAAGGCGATGTCACCAATTATGGCGTCAATGGCCATTACCGGCTTAGTAACGCTACCAGGAATGATGACAGGACAAATTCTAGGTGGAGCTTCACCAATGATCGCTATTAAATATCAACTGATGATCATGCTGGCTATTTTTGTCATGATGAGTTGCTCTTTGGCGCTTGCGTTACACCTATCTTTGAAGACATCACTGACCAAAGAAGGTCGAGTTCTTGCACAAATTCAGGCTTCTAAATAGCCGCTCCCCTACCATGAGATCTGGTTACTCACTGAATTTGAGACAGGTTATCCACAGAAACTGTGGATAACCAAATCAATATAGATCCTTTTTTATCCAACTCCCCCACCCAAAAGATCATTTCCTTTGATCCTTCGTTAATTTCAACGACATATACACATATGTAGATCGTAGTGGCTAGGCCTTCTCTTCTTCACGAGAGAATCCCATGACATGGTTTTCCACAAATAAAAAACGGCCTGCAATGCAGGCCGTCTTTTTAGTGTCACAGTCAGTTCGGTGCAATCACCGAGCTTGAATTAGTCGCGTAGATAAATCATCCAATACCACATGCCAACAAAGATACCACCACCGATGATATTACCTAAAGTCACAGGCAGCAGGTTATTGGTCAAAAAATCCATCATATTAAGGTCAACATAGTCTGCAGGGTTTGCGCCAGTCATCGTCCAGAACTCAGTAGGAGCGAATGTCTTAATGCCGATAGCAAGCGGTACTTGGAACATATTCGCAATACAGTGCTCAAAGCCTGATGATACAAACATCGCAACTGGCAAGATCATTACCGCGATTTTGTCAGTCAGCGTGCGTCCACTGAAAGTCATCCACACCGCAATACAAACCAACACGTTACACATGATGCCTAGCGCGACAGCTTGGATAAAATCGTGATGCATCTTATGTTGAGAAATCGCCATCGCGTTTAAACCAACTTGCCCATGATCAAACATGTATTGCTTAGTCAATAGCATACAAGTTACGAGCAATAGTGCCCCAATCAGGTTACCAATATAAACCGTCGCCCAGTTCTTAATTAGTGTTTTCCAAGTGATTTTACCACTTGCACGAGCCACCAAAGTAAGTACAGAACTTGTAAACAGTTCACCACCAGTGACAACAACAAGAATTAAGCCCAAGCTAAATGCTAGACCGCCCAACAGGCGAGTGATACCCCATGGCAAATCGCCAGCACCAGTAGTAACGATGGTGTAAAACACAAACGCAATACCGATATGGATACCAGCTGAAATCGCTAGTAGAAAAGATTTGATTGGATCTTTAGTTGCTTTACCTACGCCAATATCTGCAGCGCGCTCAGCCATTTGTGGCGGTAATAATGAGTCAAATTGGTTTAGATTCATGATGATTTACATTTTGAAACATGTCGTCGGGAGCGCGATAATCCTCTCTTTCATTTCTGAATTCAAGAGCTATTTTTGACTCAAATTCCGCTCAACAACCAAGAATATGCAAAACTCACAATGATATTGAAATTTCATACGACTTTAGTAGTAAAAGCAAAACTGTGATGAATGAAAACCTGTTACCAATAAAAACAACACATCTTTAAATATCAACAAGTTACGTTAAAACAATAAAAATGACGTACACTAAAAACGTATTTTTAGGGCTTTTGCATCCAGATTTTGACATAGATCAACAGAACGTAAAAAAGCGCCCTCAGGCGCTTTTAACTCAGTCACAGATTAAGAGATTTGTTGTCCTAAACCGACGGGTCAACCACTTCATCTGATACCGATTCTAATCTTGTATCTTCAAGATCTGATTCAGTGTTAGTGGGCGTCAGTTCAGAATCACTTTCATTAGCGACCTTCCCGCCTAGAGTCTTCAAACTATCCACCAGCTCTTCCAAGCTCTTAATATGTGCATCACTCTTGGCTACTTGTTCGTCTAGCAGTTCACTACGTTTTGTTGCCTCAGACAATTGTTGAGCCTGTAGCTGGTTTTCTCTTTCTAACTGCGCGAGCTGGCCAGTTAAAGATTCAATCTCAGATTTTAGCATGGCTGTCATATCTGAACTTTTA encodes:
- a CDS encoding ABC transporter permease; translation: MQDVIDISWWQLLLFSSLLILPITINHKLKLGLGKEASISIVRMAVQLFLVGLYLEYLFTLNSLWVNLLWLFAMIVVGASSIVEKSKLPRKLLLGPVAVGLAVTCVPIVLFICFFIIKPTPLFSAQYLIPIAGMLLGNSLSSNIVALQNLFGAFETQKSEYEAAIALGAAPSYAAAPFVRNAIQKAMSPIMASMAITGLVTLPGMMTGQILGGASPMIAIKYQLMIMLAIFVMMSCSLALALHLSLKTSLTKEGRVLAQIQASK
- a CDS encoding putative manganese transporter, with the translated sequence MDRLISFLPSSSTAKTTQFSLSFKRLLLPISLAALVAAPATRELTVTTLSDAFWAVSCYVALTLAVYHWLALYINKDNVFSKLVHQSRSNQVVFAALMGALPGCGGAIVVTTQFISGKLGFGAVVAVLVSTMGDAAFLLIASEPKTGLAMMAMGVIVGTASGRIINLFHADDFLRPKQVENNEPVRSCSSQSQDKEAVSKKAINLQGYLWSVLIIPGAAVALLGSFQVDVNQLLALPEMSMEWLGAILLISSMFLWGLTREIKDYKSAVSEDEKCLGSHPLQKTAQDTNFVTAWVVVAFLFFEFGSVIANVDFATLFSSWGMMLPLAGVLMGLLPGCGPQLLVTSLYLSGALPLSAQVGNAISNDGDALFPAIAMAPKAALVATLYSSVPALICAYGYWFIFEI
- the torE gene encoding trimethylamine N-oxide reductase system protein TorE — translated: MSDVNKIETGEKRSLEWKSFLFIAVVLFPVLSVAFVGGYGFLVWALQVFVFGPPGAHGGM
- a CDS encoding manganese-dependent inorganic pyrophosphatase — its product is MILVVGHKNPDSDSICSALVATELLKARGEEATPIRQGEINRETQHILEVAGAEMPELRTSVAGEKIWLVDYSDLAQAPDDVADAEILGIVDHHRLGDVMTVNPMEAWIWPVGCTNTVLFNMFKIEGHAISQQIAKLMMSAILSDTVGFASPTCTQKDKDAVAELAEIAGVDDVDAFIKALLIAKTNIEGLSAAQLVEKDLKGYPFNGRDVVVGQVELATLEQVDGMIEALEADLEERCEKDGLAFAAVMLTDITTAQTRLLYKGEWAEKLVKHEKDGMLMMENTLSRKKQGWPWLQGELV
- the focA gene encoding formate transporter FocA; amino-acid sequence: MNLNQFDSLLPPQMAERAADIGVGKATKDPIKSFLLAISAGIHIGIAFVFYTIVTTGAGDLPWGITRLLGGLAFSLGLILVVVTGGELFTSSVLTLVARASGKITWKTLIKNWATVYIGNLIGALLLVTCMLLTKQYMFDHGQVGLNAMAISQHKMHHDFIQAVALGIMCNVLVCIAVWMTFSGRTLTDKIAVMILPVAMFVSSGFEHCIANMFQVPLAIGIKTFAPTEFWTMTGANPADYVDLNMMDFLTNNLLPVTLGNIIGGGIFVGMWYWMIYLRD
- the torC gene encoding pentaheme c-type cytochrome TorC, which gives rise to MKSFLVKLWRTMTRPAVHISLGVLTMGGFIAGVIFWGGFNTALEHTNTEEFCISCHTMRDNVYVELQETVHWKNTSGVRATCPDCHVPHEWTAKIARKMQASKEVFAQVFGDLDTPEKFEARRIELAKHEWDRFSANKSLECKNCHNYDSMDFENMRPTARIQMKNAAERDQSCVDCHKGIAHNLPLDMESASGIVGELEQVANSTSYSNGAEVISIRHLPMYTDETATVEAGLLSPASKVAVIDEKGDMIKIQIDGWRKAKGFGRVIQEDFGMNISTAILTKEVSQSDVITVGEKKEDELTGLPWEEVNLALWMKKESMVDNFDPIWNAAGQAYQSNCSTCHSQPDEAHFSANGWVGMLDGMIAFVNFDTDTEALVLKYLQKHSSDFSEGHH
- the torA gene encoding trimethylamine-N-oxide reductase TorA, whose product is MAITRRSFLKGVATTSAASVIGPSLLASASASAAETDGTWKVSGSHWGAFRARVYAGKVQEIKPLEIDQHPTEMLKGIKGIIYSPSRVRYPMVRLDWFKKHKYSADTRGNNRFIRVTWDEALDLVYRELERVQKDYGPWALHTGQTGWRQTGQFHSCTNHMQRAMALHGYSVKKIGDYSTGAGQTIMPYVLGSTEVYAQGTSWELILENSDNIVLWGNDPVKNLQVGWTCETHESFAYLEQLKEKVAKKEINVVSVDPVKNKTGRYLENEQFYINPQTDVAFMLGVAHVLYNEGLYDKKFIETYCLGFEDFIKYVQGETKDKVEKTPEWAAAICGASADSIRDFAKMLVNGRTQILVGWSIQRQQHGEQPYWMCAVIAAMVGQIGLPGGGISYGHHYSGIGVSSTGFAAPGSFPLNIDQGQKPKYTNTDYNGYSRVIPVARWVDSLLEPGKKIKANGATVTLPDIKMMVFSGNNPWHHHQDRNKMRKAFKSLQTVVAVDFAWTATCRHSDIVLPACTQWERNDIDGYGAYSGRGLIAMHKLVDPLFQSKTDFEIMSSLTKRWGRYDDYTRGMDEMQWVKSLYDECRAANEGSFEMPEFAEFWEKGFLDFGKGKPWTRHASFREDPEINALGTPSGFIEITSRTVGNMGYEHCQEHPMWFEKSERSHGGPGSDKHPYWLQSCHPDKRLHSQMCESEEWRATYAVQGREPIYINPVDAKKKGIKDGDVVRVFNDRGQLLAGAVLMDSYAPGVVRIEEGAWYGPINEKVGALDTYGDPNTLTQDIGTSELAQATSANTCLVDFEKFQGKLPPVTSFGGPIEVS